A window from Gottschalkiaceae bacterium SANA encodes these proteins:
- the malL gene encoding oligo-1,6-glucosidase, producing MTWWKDTIVYEIYPDSFYDSNGDGLGDLNGIREKLPELVRLGVETLWLCPIFSSPMKDGGYDVSDYLKIRRSLGSLEDFDQLVKSLKDNDMRLILDIPLNHTSDQHTWFLESKKSKKNPYRNFYIWKSGRGHAPPNNWISSKVGGSCWAQTKETDDYYLHLYSDWQPDLNWENPEVRQAVTQVLQFWIDRGVDGFRLDVINKIGKEPGLPDVSVDPATNLPEYPEAFFQNHSLSHRYIQELRSRLIGEDLFLIGQTQGITELEAYAYAAPIRKELDSFLQFEPTDYYREKKQSQEAFIMGWKERLFRWQMIDAELAAMIFFGSHDLSRTVSHFGEDRRYWRESSKALALLLLSLRGVPVIYMGEEIGMTNARYRHFSQYQDIRTCLTYQRRVLEGGEPEEKVLRDVWETSRDNARYPMHWSAESHAGFSVVKPKLSPAINYRHVNVARELNDKTSILSFYQRMINLRKVESTLRRGSFKPLECQPGVISFQRLWQGRRLVIEVNLTSREKDRTFFEEGKCLITTHSKHKRQSKLAAYEGRILVIQ from the coding sequence AGAACTTGTTAGGCTTGGGGTGGAAACCTTGTGGCTCTGTCCAATCTTTTCGTCTCCCATGAAGGATGGTGGATATGATGTTAGTGATTACTTAAAAATTCGTAGAAGCTTAGGAAGTCTCGAAGATTTTGATCAGTTGGTAAAATCCTTGAAAGATAACGACATGCGATTAATACTAGATATACCCTTGAATCACACTTCGGACCAGCATACCTGGTTTTTAGAGAGTAAAAAGTCAAAGAAAAATCCGTATCGGAATTTTTATATTTGGAAATCAGGACGAGGCCATGCTCCACCGAATAATTGGATTTCTTCCAAGGTGGGTGGATCATGTTGGGCGCAAACAAAGGAGACAGATGACTATTATCTTCATCTTTATTCCGACTGGCAGCCGGATTTGAATTGGGAGAATCCGGAGGTCCGCCAAGCGGTAACCCAGGTCTTGCAGTTTTGGATTGATCGTGGTGTTGATGGATTTCGACTGGATGTTATTAATAAAATTGGAAAGGAACCAGGACTACCGGATGTGAGTGTGGATCCAGCAACGAATTTACCTGAATATCCAGAAGCCTTTTTTCAAAACCATTCCTTGTCTCACAGATATATTCAAGAGTTGAGAAGCCGCTTGATTGGAGAGGATCTTTTCTTGATCGGTCAGACCCAGGGCATTACGGAGTTGGAAGCATACGCGTACGCAGCGCCGATTCGGAAAGAATTAGATTCCTTTTTGCAATTTGAACCGACGGACTACTATCGAGAAAAAAAGCAGTCTCAGGAAGCATTTATTATGGGTTGGAAAGAACGCCTATTTCGTTGGCAGATGATTGATGCTGAATTAGCGGCCATGATATTTTTTGGAAGCCATGACCTAAGTCGTACGGTTTCCCACTTTGGGGAAGATCGGCGCTACTGGCGCGAATCCTCAAAAGCGCTGGCTCTATTGCTTTTAAGTCTGCGTGGTGTTCCGGTTATTTACATGGGCGAAGAGATCGGCATGACCAATGCCAGGTATCGGCATTTTTCGCAGTATCAGGATATCCGTACCTGTTTAACCTATCAACGAAGGGTTCTTGAGGGCGGTGAGCCGGAAGAAAAGGTACTTCGAGACGTGTGGGAAACGAGTCGCGATAATGCGCGTTATCCCATGCATTGGAGTGCGGAATCCCACGCGGGATTTAGCGTGGTAAAACCGAAGCTGTCTCCGGCTATCAATTACAGGCATGTGAATGTAGCCCGTGAGTTGAATGATAAAACGTCGATTCTTTCCTTTTATCAGAGGATGATTAATCTGCGAAAAGTAGAATCGACCCTTCGGAGGGGAAGTTTCAAACCCTTAGAGTGCCAACCGGGCGTGATCAGTTTTCAACGCCTTTGGCAAGGGCGCCGACTGGTGATCGAAGTGAATTTGACAAGTCGAGAAAAAGATCGAACGTTTTTTGAAGAGGGAAAATGTTTGATCACAACGCATTCGAAGCATAAGAGGCAATCAAAGTTAGCTGCATATGAGGGGCGGATTCTTGTGATACAATAA
- a CDS encoding ATP-dependent DNA helicase yields the protein MVNHLSVRKFVEFILASGDIDTTFRSQKRAVEGTFAHQTVQNRYQKKFGDEYETEVHLLFQKETPYYTLELEGRADGIFRFKDHLVVDEIKSIKGSLALVEEGRLTHWAQARVYATIIMIQEDLAEIGVQLTYYSMEEKKSKIFEESWKRDDLLAYFEDLLINYDQWATLQGKWLLKRNQAIHSLNFPFSAYRTGQREMAVAVYQTIQQKTNLFLQAPTGTGKTLSALFPAIKSLPNSNIEKIFYLTAKTPHKQIALTTLNLFLDFPLKRIELTAKEKICLNDVCQCEPEICPYAKGHFDRVKNCLWTMLEEESHYTRDVIHRYAKEYQVCPLELGFDLALFCDVIIGDYNYVYDPKVYLRRFFDTDHTPYLFLIDESHNLVDRLRSMYSVQINKQDILTLRRLVKPHHPKLAKALNRVNRVFLDLKNEDDPPYKPLDAPPDTMDRALRRLIEDLDPILAERNSPLQETLLDFYFQALDYLRIAEQHVDEGYLIYLYQQKKQCTLHLYCMDPAMKMRTLNQRAKSSIFFSATLSPFPYFKELLGGTEKDKTVSISSPFDTKNCFVGLQYGINLRYRYRDAAIPQLVALIGESIKKRPGNYMVFFPSYAYMHQVYDAFFNIYPKQRTILQESGWGEPEREVFLDAFEKAPEESLLGFCVLGGVFSEGIDLPENRLIGAILVGIGLPQISFQRDQIKSYFDKKHGDGFLYAYVIPGMNKVMQAGGRVIRTESDTGMIVLVGQRFSQAPAIDLVPDHWRHGQFYGETKPLLTDLEAFWESNK from the coding sequence ATGGTTAATCATCTATCTGTACGTAAATTTGTGGAATTCATTCTCGCATCCGGCGATATTGATACCACCTTTCGAAGTCAAAAGCGTGCAGTTGAAGGCACCTTTGCCCACCAAACCGTGCAAAATCGCTATCAAAAAAAATTTGGCGACGAGTATGAAACAGAAGTCCATCTCCTCTTCCAGAAAGAAACGCCCTATTATACCTTGGAATTAGAGGGACGTGCCGATGGCATCTTCCGCTTCAAGGATCATCTTGTTGTCGATGAAATCAAAAGCATCAAGGGCAGCTTAGCCCTTGTCGAAGAAGGCCGTCTTACTCACTGGGCGCAAGCTAGGGTCTATGCAACAATCATCATGATTCAAGAGGATCTTGCAGAGATTGGCGTTCAACTGACCTACTACAGCATGGAAGAAAAGAAATCAAAAATTTTCGAAGAAAGCTGGAAGCGCGATGACTTGCTGGCCTATTTTGAGGACCTTTTAATTAATTACGATCAATGGGCAACCTTGCAAGGCAAATGGCTTCTCAAGCGAAATCAAGCCATCCATTCCCTGAACTTTCCATTCTCCGCCTACCGAACGGGCCAACGAGAAATGGCCGTTGCTGTTTATCAAACCATTCAACAAAAGACCAATCTATTTCTTCAAGCTCCAACAGGCACTGGAAAAACCTTGTCGGCGCTTTTCCCTGCCATAAAAAGCCTGCCCAATTCGAATATCGAGAAAATTTTTTACCTAACTGCGAAAACGCCACATAAGCAAATCGCCTTAACAACGCTGAATCTCTTTTTAGATTTTCCATTGAAACGCATTGAGCTTACCGCAAAAGAAAAAATTTGCCTAAATGATGTTTGTCAATGTGAACCGGAAATCTGTCCCTATGCCAAGGGACATTTCGATCGTGTGAAAAACTGTCTATGGACCATGCTAGAAGAAGAATCTCACTATACCCGGGATGTTATTCACCGTTATGCCAAAGAATATCAAGTTTGTCCTCTCGAATTGGGCTTTGACCTTGCCCTCTTTTGTGATGTTATTATCGGTGATTACAACTACGTCTACGATCCAAAGGTGTATCTCCGTCGTTTTTTTGACACGGACCATACCCCTTATCTATTTTTGATCGATGAATCTCACAACCTTGTAGATCGCTTGCGAAGCATGTATTCTGTTCAGATCAACAAACAGGATATACTCACCCTTCGCCGCTTGGTCAAACCCCATCATCCCAAACTAGCCAAGGCTTTAAATCGGGTGAACCGCGTATTTCTAGACCTCAAAAATGAAGATGATCCCCCTTACAAGCCCTTGGATGCACCGCCTGATACCATGGATCGCGCCCTTCGCCGCCTGATTGAGGATCTAGATCCCATTCTGGCTGAACGCAATTCACCCCTGCAGGAAACCCTCTTGGATTTTTATTTTCAGGCCTTGGATTATTTACGCATTGCGGAGCAACATGTAGATGAGGGCTATTTGATTTACCTCTATCAACAGAAAAAACAATGCACCTTGCATCTCTACTGCATGGATCCCGCTATGAAGATGAGGACTTTAAATCAACGTGCCAAGTCGTCGATCTTTTTTTCTGCCACGCTCTCTCCGTTTCCTTATTTCAAAGAATTGCTGGGTGGTACGGAAAAAGACAAAACGGTGTCAATTTCTTCTCCCTTTGATACAAAGAACTGTTTTGTCGGCCTTCAATACGGAATTAATCTGCGCTATCGCTATCGTGATGCCGCAATCCCCCAACTGGTTGCCCTAATCGGAGAATCCATCAAGAAACGGCCTGGAAATTATATGGTTTTCTTTCCTTCTTACGCATATATGCATCAAGTATACGATGCCTTTTTTAACATATATCCCAAGCAACGAACCATTCTGCAAGAAAGCGGATGGGGCGAACCAGAACGAGAAGTCTTTTTGGATGCCTTTGAAAAAGCACCCGAAGAATCACTCCTTGGATTCTGTGTCTTGGGCGGCGTATTTTCAGAAGGCATCGACCTGCCTGAAAATCGATTAATCGGAGCCATCCTGGTGGGAATCGGATTGCCGCAGATCAGTTTTCAGCGGGATCAAATTAAATCCTATTTCGATAAAAAACACGGAGACGGCTTTCTTTATGCCTATGTCATCCCGGGAATGAACAAGGTCATGCAGGCAGGCGGACGTGTCATTCGCACCGAAAGCGATACGGGTATGATTGTTCTAGTGGGTCAACGGTTTTCACAAGCACCTGCCATTGATCTGGTGCCCGACCACTGGCGACATGGACAATTCTATGGAGAAACCAAACCCCTATTAACTGATTTGGAAGCATTCTGGGAAAGCAACAAATAA
- the ccpA_2 gene encoding catabolite control protein A, whose product MNTIKDVAKQCGYSVATVSRVLNDDPIVKAETREKVLAAIEELNYRPNLVAKNLRMQRSNSILVVVPTISNPFYADILRGIQQGVKEAHMNPMIGTVEFETSHMDHFLALLDSNQAAGAIFVSSSITSDRLVELAKKVPVVMCNEYFDPMPTSYVVVDNEKAAYEATHEMLQSGCRRIAYFGGARGSSSSVDRANGAKRAGDEVEGVRIDIFCGEDNLYLLKDKIETTLRKNPDIDGLLMNSDTYGAVAIRVLVEKGVKPGKEVRIISFDGTMISELTTPMLTCVKQPTFDLGYLSVRLLEEQMKKMNAPLEQVILPHKLLVRET is encoded by the coding sequence ATGAACACGATTAAAGATGTAGCTAAACAGTGCGGATACTCTGTCGCAACGGTATCACGGGTATTAAACGATGATCCCATTGTGAAGGCAGAAACGCGCGAGAAGGTTTTGGCGGCGATTGAGGAGTTGAATTACCGGCCGAATCTTGTAGCGAAAAATCTAAGAATGCAAAGGAGCAATTCCATATTGGTGGTGGTTCCAACGATTTCTAACCCTTTTTATGCCGATATTCTTCGTGGTATTCAGCAAGGGGTAAAAGAGGCACATATGAATCCAATGATTGGAACCGTTGAATTTGAAACGAGTCACATGGATCATTTTCTTGCCTTGCTAGATAGTAATCAAGCAGCGGGTGCAATTTTTGTTTCTTCATCGATTACCAGTGATCGATTGGTGGAGCTTGCAAAAAAGGTTCCGGTCGTTATGTGCAATGAGTATTTCGATCCGATGCCGACTTCCTATGTGGTCGTCGACAATGAAAAAGCAGCGTATGAAGCAACCCATGAGATGCTACAATCAGGCTGTAGAAGGATCGCCTATTTTGGTGGAGCGCGAGGCTCTAGTTCGTCGGTGGATCGAGCGAATGGTGCGAAACGGGCTGGCGATGAAGTCGAGGGTGTAAGGATAGACATCTTTTGTGGTGAAGATAATTTATATCTTTTGAAGGATAAAATTGAGACTACCTTGAGGAAAAATCCCGATATAGATGGCTTACTGATGAATTCGGATACCTATGGAGCAGTTGCCATTCGAGTATTGGTTGAGAAGGGTGTGAAACCAGGGAAAGAGGTTCGGATTATCAGTTTTGACGGGACGATGATCTCGGAATTGACAACGCCGATGCTTACTTGTGTGAAACAGCCTACTTTTGATTTGGGCTATTTGTCTGTTCGTCTTTTAGAAGAGCAAATGAAAAAAATGAATGCACCACTTGAACAAGTAATTCTGCCCCATAAACTGCTTGTTCGAGAAACCTAA